The following are encoded in a window of Athene noctua chromosome 29, bAthNoc1.hap1.1, whole genome shotgun sequence genomic DNA:
- the ARHGEF2 gene encoding rho guanine nucleotide exchange factor 2 isoform X3, translating to MKEGKDKDARYTNGHLFTTITVSGMTMCFACNKSITAKEALICPTCNVTIHNRCKDTLPNCTKVKQKQQKAALLKNSSALQSVSLRNKTAVRERPNSAIYPSESFRQTLLGPRRGRPSLSLSKSVSTTNIAGTFNDESPLGIRRILSQSTDSLNVRNRTLSVESLIDEGPDVILNQLMSDFETDGKDFEADSWSLAVDNSYLQQHKMDVMKRQDVIYELIQTEIHHVRTLKIMATMFRKAMLEDLQVDPATVQKIFPCVDELSQIHERFLAQLLERRRESLAHDSNKNFVINRLGDILVNQFSGASAEQLKKAYSEFCSKHTKAVKEYKDLLARDKRFQQFIRRMTRSPLLRRHGVPECILLVTQRITKYPVLIERILKNSKDNEGDSADLSRALKLVKELISSVNEEVHTCEMNARLWDVYRRVDGRAKVQLHWESRAGVFGKDELLRRKLVHSGCLLWKTAAGRFKDVLVLLMTDVLIFLQEKDQKFTFPMLDKPAVISLQNLIVRDIANQEKGMFLISGAPPEMYEVHAASRDDRNNWMKVIQQTVGLCPSRQDFPLIETEIEASLRKLKDRILQHDRKITALLEEKVGLFADMLALASGCEEPSPTLAPRSLFRSDSAEGSRGEKLLHDAIREVECLKEIFTGAGRDRDQNNLTEGESCPSPGASNGDAGSFNGSLEFCRAESDAGQRDGNGNQVLQRVPQEEINQRLVNLYGLLHGLQAVVSQQDTLLELQLQEGPEKPPSRRGSAAAPAEPAARAAGEKAGATELALLQRQHGLVQEELGRCRQLCQERAQEAAALEARLRDSEQERGRLERELEEARRHLGALRQDGGGPRGRRVDPRRRSLPAGDALYLSFTPPQLSHSPHPASLSYHHPAFAPCPRQELDYRGGGDPDRLREEGDDALDALLEDEALGSRHSPPASPRDFLRMQDIPEEVESSQELKEGDGGSSDS from the exons atgaAGGAGGGGAAGGACAAGGACGCCCGGTACACCAACGGCCACCTCTTCACCACCATCACCGTCTCCGGCATGACCATGTGCTTCGCCTGCAACAAGAGCATCACGGCCAAGGAGGCTCTCATCTGCCCCA CCTGCAACGTCACCATCCACAACCGCTGCAAGGACACGCTGCCCAACTGCACCAAGGTGAAGCAGAAG CAACAGAAAGCGGCGCTGCTGAAGAACAGCTCGGCGCTGCAGTCGGTCTCGCTGCGCAATAAAA ccgccGTCCGGGAGCGCCCCAACTCGGCCATTTACCCCTCGGAGAGCTTCCGCCAGACGCTGCTGGGTCCCCGCCGCGGCCgaccctccctctccctctccaagAGCGTCTCCACGACCAACATCGCGGG gACGTTTAACGATGAGTCTCCCCTGGGGATACGGCGCATCCTGTCCCAGTCCACGGACTCCCTCAACGTGCGGAACCGGACGCTCTCCGTGGAGTCGCTCATTGACGAAG GCCCCGACGTCATCCTCAACCAGCTGATGAGCGACTTCGAGACGGACGGGAAGGACTTTGAGGCGGATTCCTGGAGCTTGGCGGTGGACAACAGCTACCTGCAGCAGCACAAGATGGACGTCATGAAGCGCCAGGACGTCATCTACG AGCTGATCCAGACGGAGATCCACCACGTCCGCACGCTGAAGATCATGGCCACCATGTTCCGCAAGGCCATGCTGGAGGACCTGCAGGTGGACCCGGCCACGGTGCAGAAGATCTTCCCCTGCGTGGACGAGCTGAGCCAGATCCACGAGCGGTTCCTGGCGCAGCTCCTGGAGCGGCGCCGCGAGTCCCTGGCCCACGACAGCAACAAGAATTTTGTCATCAACCGCCTGGGGGACATCCTGGTCAACCAG TTTTCGGGCGCCAGCGCGGAGCAGCTGAAGAAAGCCTACTCCGAGTTCTGCAGCAAACACACCAAGGCCGTGAAGGAGTACAAGGACCTGCTGGCCCGTGACAAGCGCTTCCAGCAGTTCATCCGG AGGATGACGCGCTCGCCGCTGCTGCGCCGTCACGGGGTGCCCGAGTGCATCCTGCTGGTGACGCAGAGGATCACCAAGTACCCGGTGCTCATCGAGCGCATCCTGAAAAACTCCAAAG aCAACGAGGGCGACTCGGCGGACCTGTCGCGAGCGctgaagctggtgaaggagctCATCTCCTCCGTCAACGAGGAGGTGCACACGTGCGAGATGAACGCGCGGCTCTGGGACGTCTACAGGCGCGTGGACGGTCGCGCCAAGGTGCAGCTGCACTGGGAGAGCCGCGCCGGCGTCTTCGGCAAGGACGAGCTCCTGCGCCGCAAGCTGGTGCACAGCGGGTGCCTGCTCTGGAAAACGGCCGCCGGGCGCTTcaaag ACGTCCTGGTGCTGCTGATGACCGACGTCCTCATCTTCCTGCAAGAGAAGGACCAGAAATTCACCTTCCCCATGCTG GACAAACCAGCCGTCATCTCCCTGCAAAACCTCATCGTGCGGGACATCGCCAACCAGGAGAAGGGGATGTTCCTCATCAGCGGGGCGCCGCCGGAGATGTACGAGGTCCACGCCGCCTCCCGCGACGACCGCAACAACTGGATGAAAGTCATCCAGCAGACGGTCGGCCT CTGTCCCAGCCGCCAGGACTTTCCTCTGATCGAGACGGAGATCGAAGCGTCCTTACGCAAGCTGAAAG ACCGTATCCTGCAGCACGACCGGAAGATCACGgcgctgctggaggagaaggtgggGCTCTTTGCCGACATGCTGGCCCTGGCCAGCGGCTGCGAGGAGCCTTCGCCCACCCTGGCCCCCCGCTCCCTCTTCCGCTCCGACTCGGCCGAGGGTTCCCGAGGGGAAAAGCTGCTCCACGACGCCATCCGCGAAG TGGAGTGCCTGAAGGAAATCTTCACCGGCGCCGGCCGCGACCGCGACCAGAACAACCTCACCGAGGGCgagagctgccccagccccggcgccAGCA ACGGCGACGCCGGCAGCTTCAACGGCTCCCTGGAGTTCTGCCGGGCGGAGTCGGACGCGGGGCAGCGG GACGGGAACGGTAACCAGGTGCTGCAGAGGGTACCCCAGGAG GAGATCAACCAGCGGCTGGTGAACCTCTACGGGCTCCtgcacgggctgcag GCGGTGGTGAGCCAGCAGGACacgctgctggagctgcagctgcaggagggTCCGGAGAAGCCGCCGTCGCGCCGCGgctccgcggccgccccggccgagccggcagcgcgggcagcgggcGAGAAGGCGGGAGCCACGGAGCTGGCGCTGCTGCAGCGCCAACACGGGCTggtgcaggaggagctggggcgCTGCcggcagctctgccaggagcgggcgcaggaggcggcggcgctgGAGGCGCGGCTGCGGGACAGCGAGCAGGAGCGCGGGCGCCTGGAGCGCGAGCTGGAGGAGGCCCGGAGGCACCTGGGCGCCCTGcggcaagatggcggcggcccCAGGGGACGGCGCGTCGACCCGCGGCGGAGGAGTCTGCCCGCCGGGGACGCGCTTTACCTCAGCTTCACCCCGCCCCAG cTGAGCCACAGCCCCCACCCCGCCAGCCTGAGCTACCACCACCCCGCCTTCGCCCCCTGCCCGCGCCAGGAGCTGgattaccggggggggggggaccccgaCCGCCTGCGGGAGGAGGGTGACGACGCCCTGGACGCGCTCCTGGAGGACGAGGCTTTGGGGAGCCGCCactccccccccgccagcccccgag ATTTCCTGAGGATGCAGGATATCCCCGAGGAGGTGGAGAGCAGCCAGGAGCTGAAGGAGGGCGACGGGGGCTCCTCGGACAGTTAG
- the ARHGEF2 gene encoding rho guanine nucleotide exchange factor 2 isoform X2, producing the protein MSRIESLTRARSDRAKSKEKEKMKEGKDKDARYTNGHLFTTITVSGMTMCFACNKSITAKEALICPTCNVTIHNRCKDTLPNCTKVKQKQQKAALLKNSSALQSVSLRNKTAVRERPNSAIYPSESFRQTLLGPRRGRPSLSLSKSVSTTNIAGTFNDESPLGIRRILSQSTDSLNVRNRTLSVESLIDEGPDVILNQLMSDFETDGKDFEADSWSLAVDNSYLQQHKMDVMKRQDVIYELIQTEIHHVRTLKIMATMFRKAMLEDLQVDPATVQKIFPCVDELSQIHERFLAQLLERRRESLAHDSNKNFVINRLGDILVNQFSGASAEQLKKAYSEFCSKHTKAVKEYKDLLARDKRFQQFIRRMTRSPLLRRHGVPECILLVTQRITKYPVLIERILKNSKDNEGDSADLSRALKLVKELISSVNEEVHTCEMNARLWDVYRRVDGRAKVQLHWESRAGVFGKDELLRRKLVHSGCLLWKTAAGRFKDVLVLLMTDVLIFLQEKDQKFTFPMLDKPAVISLQNLIVRDIANQEKGMFLISGAPPEMYEVHAASRDDRNNWMKVIQQTVGLCPSRQDFPLIETEIEASLRKLKDRILQHDRKITALLEEKVGLFADMLALASGCEEPSPTLAPRSLFRSDSAEGSRGEKLLHDAIREVECLKEIFTGAGRDRDQNNLTEGESCPSPGASNGDAGSFNGSLEFCRAESDAGQRDGNGNQVLQRVPQEEINQRLVNLYGLLHGLQAVVSQQDTLLELQLQEGPEKPPSRRGSAAAPAEPAARAAGEKAGATELALLQRQHGLVQEELGRCRQLCQERAQEAAALEARLRDSEQERGRLERELEEARRHLGALRQDGGGPRGRRVDPRRRSLPAGDALYLSFTPPQLSHSPHPASLSYHHPAFAPCPRQELDYRGGGDPDRLREEGDDALDALLEDEALGSRHSPPASPRDFLRMQDIPEEVESSQELKEGDGGSSDS; encoded by the exons ATGTCCCGCATCGAGTCGCTGACCCGGGCCAGGAGCGATCGTGCCAAG AGCaaggagaaggagaagatgaAGGAGGGGAAGGACAAGGACGCCCGGTACACCAACGGCCACCTCTTCACCACCATCACCGTCTCCGGCATGACCATGTGCTTCGCCTGCAACAAGAGCATCACGGCCAAGGAGGCTCTCATCTGCCCCA CCTGCAACGTCACCATCCACAACCGCTGCAAGGACACGCTGCCCAACTGCACCAAGGTGAAGCAGAAG CAACAGAAAGCGGCGCTGCTGAAGAACAGCTCGGCGCTGCAGTCGGTCTCGCTGCGCAATAAAA ccgccGTCCGGGAGCGCCCCAACTCGGCCATTTACCCCTCGGAGAGCTTCCGCCAGACGCTGCTGGGTCCCCGCCGCGGCCgaccctccctctccctctccaagAGCGTCTCCACGACCAACATCGCGGG gACGTTTAACGATGAGTCTCCCCTGGGGATACGGCGCATCCTGTCCCAGTCCACGGACTCCCTCAACGTGCGGAACCGGACGCTCTCCGTGGAGTCGCTCATTGACGAAG GCCCCGACGTCATCCTCAACCAGCTGATGAGCGACTTCGAGACGGACGGGAAGGACTTTGAGGCGGATTCCTGGAGCTTGGCGGTGGACAACAGCTACCTGCAGCAGCACAAGATGGACGTCATGAAGCGCCAGGACGTCATCTACG AGCTGATCCAGACGGAGATCCACCACGTCCGCACGCTGAAGATCATGGCCACCATGTTCCGCAAGGCCATGCTGGAGGACCTGCAGGTGGACCCGGCCACGGTGCAGAAGATCTTCCCCTGCGTGGACGAGCTGAGCCAGATCCACGAGCGGTTCCTGGCGCAGCTCCTGGAGCGGCGCCGCGAGTCCCTGGCCCACGACAGCAACAAGAATTTTGTCATCAACCGCCTGGGGGACATCCTGGTCAACCAG TTTTCGGGCGCCAGCGCGGAGCAGCTGAAGAAAGCCTACTCCGAGTTCTGCAGCAAACACACCAAGGCCGTGAAGGAGTACAAGGACCTGCTGGCCCGTGACAAGCGCTTCCAGCAGTTCATCCGG AGGATGACGCGCTCGCCGCTGCTGCGCCGTCACGGGGTGCCCGAGTGCATCCTGCTGGTGACGCAGAGGATCACCAAGTACCCGGTGCTCATCGAGCGCATCCTGAAAAACTCCAAAG aCAACGAGGGCGACTCGGCGGACCTGTCGCGAGCGctgaagctggtgaaggagctCATCTCCTCCGTCAACGAGGAGGTGCACACGTGCGAGATGAACGCGCGGCTCTGGGACGTCTACAGGCGCGTGGACGGTCGCGCCAAGGTGCAGCTGCACTGGGAGAGCCGCGCCGGCGTCTTCGGCAAGGACGAGCTCCTGCGCCGCAAGCTGGTGCACAGCGGGTGCCTGCTCTGGAAAACGGCCGCCGGGCGCTTcaaag ACGTCCTGGTGCTGCTGATGACCGACGTCCTCATCTTCCTGCAAGAGAAGGACCAGAAATTCACCTTCCCCATGCTG GACAAACCAGCCGTCATCTCCCTGCAAAACCTCATCGTGCGGGACATCGCCAACCAGGAGAAGGGGATGTTCCTCATCAGCGGGGCGCCGCCGGAGATGTACGAGGTCCACGCCGCCTCCCGCGACGACCGCAACAACTGGATGAAAGTCATCCAGCAGACGGTCGGCCT CTGTCCCAGCCGCCAGGACTTTCCTCTGATCGAGACGGAGATCGAAGCGTCCTTACGCAAGCTGAAAG ACCGTATCCTGCAGCACGACCGGAAGATCACGgcgctgctggaggagaaggtgggGCTCTTTGCCGACATGCTGGCCCTGGCCAGCGGCTGCGAGGAGCCTTCGCCCACCCTGGCCCCCCGCTCCCTCTTCCGCTCCGACTCGGCCGAGGGTTCCCGAGGGGAAAAGCTGCTCCACGACGCCATCCGCGAAG TGGAGTGCCTGAAGGAAATCTTCACCGGCGCCGGCCGCGACCGCGACCAGAACAACCTCACCGAGGGCgagagctgccccagccccggcgccAGCA ACGGCGACGCCGGCAGCTTCAACGGCTCCCTGGAGTTCTGCCGGGCGGAGTCGGACGCGGGGCAGCGG GACGGGAACGGTAACCAGGTGCTGCAGAGGGTACCCCAGGAG GAGATCAACCAGCGGCTGGTGAACCTCTACGGGCTCCtgcacgggctgcag GCGGTGGTGAGCCAGCAGGACacgctgctggagctgcagctgcaggagggTCCGGAGAAGCCGCCGTCGCGCCGCGgctccgcggccgccccggccgagccggcagcgcgggcagcgggcGAGAAGGCGGGAGCCACGGAGCTGGCGCTGCTGCAGCGCCAACACGGGCTggtgcaggaggagctggggcgCTGCcggcagctctgccaggagcgggcgcaggaggcggcggcgctgGAGGCGCGGCTGCGGGACAGCGAGCAGGAGCGCGGGCGCCTGGAGCGCGAGCTGGAGGAGGCCCGGAGGCACCTGGGCGCCCTGcggcaagatggcggcggcccCAGGGGACGGCGCGTCGACCCGCGGCGGAGGAGTCTGCCCGCCGGGGACGCGCTTTACCTCAGCTTCACCCCGCCCCAG cTGAGCCACAGCCCCCACCCCGCCAGCCTGAGCTACCACCACCCCGCCTTCGCCCCCTGCCCGCGCCAGGAGCTGgattaccggggggggggggaccccgaCCGCCTGCGGGAGGAGGGTGACGACGCCCTGGACGCGCTCCTGGAGGACGAGGCTTTGGGGAGCCGCCactccccccccgccagcccccgag ATTTCCTGAGGATGCAGGATATCCCCGAGGAGGTGGAGAGCAGCCAGGAGCTGAAGGAGGGCGACGGGGGCTCCTCGGACAGTTAG
- the ARHGEF2 gene encoding rho guanine nucleotide exchange factor 2 isoform X1: protein MDGPDIFGGPHDGALGGVPAQKRRCGSALEPVAAPGPSPEAGWGGEEEEEEDEDGFRGVPLRRSCALRTSIRSRDPFRRHSWEPGKELRGVPGYDQLSVSLKGLSPDDIDSSAEQLDGLGGHRRDPRRAPLIHSNDDLESLLSQDEDEADVQRAQEDARRLPASRARQSTGGCALSKSVSLGVIDSFPDADEISPFSSQQSLVNGFGAGSCGQLAGEAGGGHSWEETPLGRTLSFIRRMTGKTKSKEKEKMKEGKDKDARYTNGHLFTTITVSGMTMCFACNKSITAKEALICPTCNVTIHNRCKDTLPNCTKVKQKQQKAALLKNSSALQSVSLRNKTAVRERPNSAIYPSESFRQTLLGPRRGRPSLSLSKSVSTTNIAGTFNDESPLGIRRILSQSTDSLNVRNRTLSVESLIDEGPDVILNQLMSDFETDGKDFEADSWSLAVDNSYLQQHKMDVMKRQDVIYELIQTEIHHVRTLKIMATMFRKAMLEDLQVDPATVQKIFPCVDELSQIHERFLAQLLERRRESLAHDSNKNFVINRLGDILVNQFSGASAEQLKKAYSEFCSKHTKAVKEYKDLLARDKRFQQFIRRMTRSPLLRRHGVPECILLVTQRITKYPVLIERILKNSKDNEGDSADLSRALKLVKELISSVNEEVHTCEMNARLWDVYRRVDGRAKVQLHWESRAGVFGKDELLRRKLVHSGCLLWKTAAGRFKDVLVLLMTDVLIFLQEKDQKFTFPMLDKPAVISLQNLIVRDIANQEKGMFLISGAPPEMYEVHAASRDDRNNWMKVIQQTVGLCPSRQDFPLIETEIEASLRKLKDRILQHDRKITALLEEKVGLFADMLALASGCEEPSPTLAPRSLFRSDSAEGSRGEKLLHDAIREVECLKEIFTGAGRDRDQNNLTEGESCPSPGASNGDAGSFNGSLEFCRAESDAGQRDGNGNQVLQRVPQEEINQRLVNLYGLLHGLQAVVSQQDTLLELQLQEGPEKPPSRRGSAAAPAEPAARAAGEKAGATELALLQRQHGLVQEELGRCRQLCQERAQEAAALEARLRDSEQERGRLERELEEARRHLGALRQDGGGPRGRRVDPRRRSLPAGDALYLSFTPPQLSHSPHPASLSYHHPAFAPCPRQELDYRGGGDPDRLREEGDDALDALLEDEALGSRHSPPASPRDFLRMQDIPEEVESSQELKEGDGGSSDS from the exons ATGGACGGCCCCGACATCTTCGGGGGTCCCCACGACGGTGCCCTCGGCGGGGTCCCGGCCCAGAAACGTCGCTGCGGGTCGGCCCTGGAGCCCGTcgcagcccccggccccagccccgagGCCGGCTgggggggcgaggaggaggaagaggaggatgaagatggCTTTCGGGGGGTGCCGTTGCGGCGATCCTGCGCCCTCCGGACCTCCATCCGCTCCCGGGATCCCTTCCGCCGGCACAGCTGGGAGCCGGGCAAGGAGCTGCGGGGGGTCCCCGGCTACGACCAGCTCAG CGTGAGCCTCAAGGGGCTGAGCCCCGACGACATCGACTCCAGCGCGGAGCAGCTGGacgggctgggggggcaccggcGGGACCCCCGGCGAGCCCCCCTCATCCACAGCAACGACGACCTGGAGTCCCTCCTCTCCCAGGACGAGGACGAGGCCGATGTGCAGCGGGCGCAG GAGGACGCGCGGAGGCTGCCGGCGAGCCGGGCCAGGCAGAGCACGGGTGGCTGCGCCCTCTCCAAATCCGTGTCACTCGGCGTCATTGACAGCTTCCCCGACGCGGACG AAATTTCCCCCTTCTCCTCGCAGCAGAGCTTGGTCAATGG CTTCGGCGCCGGGAGCTGCGGGCAGCTGgcgggagaggcgggggggggccacAGCTGGGAAGAAACCCCCCTGGGCAGGACCCTCAGCTTCATCAGGAGGATGACGGGGAAGACGAAG AGCaaggagaaggagaagatgaAGGAGGGGAAGGACAAGGACGCCCGGTACACCAACGGCCACCTCTTCACCACCATCACCGTCTCCGGCATGACCATGTGCTTCGCCTGCAACAAGAGCATCACGGCCAAGGAGGCTCTCATCTGCCCCA CCTGCAACGTCACCATCCACAACCGCTGCAAGGACACGCTGCCCAACTGCACCAAGGTGAAGCAGAAG CAACAGAAAGCGGCGCTGCTGAAGAACAGCTCGGCGCTGCAGTCGGTCTCGCTGCGCAATAAAA ccgccGTCCGGGAGCGCCCCAACTCGGCCATTTACCCCTCGGAGAGCTTCCGCCAGACGCTGCTGGGTCCCCGCCGCGGCCgaccctccctctccctctccaagAGCGTCTCCACGACCAACATCGCGGG gACGTTTAACGATGAGTCTCCCCTGGGGATACGGCGCATCCTGTCCCAGTCCACGGACTCCCTCAACGTGCGGAACCGGACGCTCTCCGTGGAGTCGCTCATTGACGAAG GCCCCGACGTCATCCTCAACCAGCTGATGAGCGACTTCGAGACGGACGGGAAGGACTTTGAGGCGGATTCCTGGAGCTTGGCGGTGGACAACAGCTACCTGCAGCAGCACAAGATGGACGTCATGAAGCGCCAGGACGTCATCTACG AGCTGATCCAGACGGAGATCCACCACGTCCGCACGCTGAAGATCATGGCCACCATGTTCCGCAAGGCCATGCTGGAGGACCTGCAGGTGGACCCGGCCACGGTGCAGAAGATCTTCCCCTGCGTGGACGAGCTGAGCCAGATCCACGAGCGGTTCCTGGCGCAGCTCCTGGAGCGGCGCCGCGAGTCCCTGGCCCACGACAGCAACAAGAATTTTGTCATCAACCGCCTGGGGGACATCCTGGTCAACCAG TTTTCGGGCGCCAGCGCGGAGCAGCTGAAGAAAGCCTACTCCGAGTTCTGCAGCAAACACACCAAGGCCGTGAAGGAGTACAAGGACCTGCTGGCCCGTGACAAGCGCTTCCAGCAGTTCATCCGG AGGATGACGCGCTCGCCGCTGCTGCGCCGTCACGGGGTGCCCGAGTGCATCCTGCTGGTGACGCAGAGGATCACCAAGTACCCGGTGCTCATCGAGCGCATCCTGAAAAACTCCAAAG aCAACGAGGGCGACTCGGCGGACCTGTCGCGAGCGctgaagctggtgaaggagctCATCTCCTCCGTCAACGAGGAGGTGCACACGTGCGAGATGAACGCGCGGCTCTGGGACGTCTACAGGCGCGTGGACGGTCGCGCCAAGGTGCAGCTGCACTGGGAGAGCCGCGCCGGCGTCTTCGGCAAGGACGAGCTCCTGCGCCGCAAGCTGGTGCACAGCGGGTGCCTGCTCTGGAAAACGGCCGCCGGGCGCTTcaaag ACGTCCTGGTGCTGCTGATGACCGACGTCCTCATCTTCCTGCAAGAGAAGGACCAGAAATTCACCTTCCCCATGCTG GACAAACCAGCCGTCATCTCCCTGCAAAACCTCATCGTGCGGGACATCGCCAACCAGGAGAAGGGGATGTTCCTCATCAGCGGGGCGCCGCCGGAGATGTACGAGGTCCACGCCGCCTCCCGCGACGACCGCAACAACTGGATGAAAGTCATCCAGCAGACGGTCGGCCT CTGTCCCAGCCGCCAGGACTTTCCTCTGATCGAGACGGAGATCGAAGCGTCCTTACGCAAGCTGAAAG ACCGTATCCTGCAGCACGACCGGAAGATCACGgcgctgctggaggagaaggtgggGCTCTTTGCCGACATGCTGGCCCTGGCCAGCGGCTGCGAGGAGCCTTCGCCCACCCTGGCCCCCCGCTCCCTCTTCCGCTCCGACTCGGCCGAGGGTTCCCGAGGGGAAAAGCTGCTCCACGACGCCATCCGCGAAG TGGAGTGCCTGAAGGAAATCTTCACCGGCGCCGGCCGCGACCGCGACCAGAACAACCTCACCGAGGGCgagagctgccccagccccggcgccAGCA ACGGCGACGCCGGCAGCTTCAACGGCTCCCTGGAGTTCTGCCGGGCGGAGTCGGACGCGGGGCAGCGG GACGGGAACGGTAACCAGGTGCTGCAGAGGGTACCCCAGGAG GAGATCAACCAGCGGCTGGTGAACCTCTACGGGCTCCtgcacgggctgcag GCGGTGGTGAGCCAGCAGGACacgctgctggagctgcagctgcaggagggTCCGGAGAAGCCGCCGTCGCGCCGCGgctccgcggccgccccggccgagccggcagcgcgggcagcgggcGAGAAGGCGGGAGCCACGGAGCTGGCGCTGCTGCAGCGCCAACACGGGCTggtgcaggaggagctggggcgCTGCcggcagctctgccaggagcgggcgcaggaggcggcggcgctgGAGGCGCGGCTGCGGGACAGCGAGCAGGAGCGCGGGCGCCTGGAGCGCGAGCTGGAGGAGGCCCGGAGGCACCTGGGCGCCCTGcggcaagatggcggcggcccCAGGGGACGGCGCGTCGACCCGCGGCGGAGGAGTCTGCCCGCCGGGGACGCGCTTTACCTCAGCTTCACCCCGCCCCAG cTGAGCCACAGCCCCCACCCCGCCAGCCTGAGCTACCACCACCCCGCCTTCGCCCCCTGCCCGCGCCAGGAGCTGgattaccggggggggggggaccccgaCCGCCTGCGGGAGGAGGGTGACGACGCCCTGGACGCGCTCCTGGAGGACGAGGCTTTGGGGAGCCGCCactccccccccgccagcccccgag ATTTCCTGAGGATGCAGGATATCCCCGAGGAGGTGGAGAGCAGCCAGGAGCTGAAGGAGGGCGACGGGGGCTCCTCGGACAGTTAG